From a region of the Eulemur rufifrons isolate Redbay chromosome 7, OSU_ERuf_1, whole genome shotgun sequence genome:
- the ZNF484 gene encoding zinc finger protein 484 yields MTKSLGSVSFKDVTVDFSREEWQQLDLAQKSLYRDVMLENYFNLISVGCQVPKPEIIFNLERGEEPCVLEGGLSCQSYSDGDISFELSQQVMSEEVSFHSERSNLFTREDPYSILEELLKDDKQTRRYEEYQNKPLSHVTFINKETVANEKGCKYKDIGKTVRVNPHLVPSRKRLCNHDSFGKNLEPIVSLYNYNENNATENLDEIVRYGDMFTHMNSHTEVNSCEDNQCRKFLSHKQALIQHQKVHTEENLCLFSDSVKAFSKKSHLFAQQSICTKEKQCECSKCEAVFTQKPQLAAHQRVYARGKPCIFTEYGKNFPLKSNHQKTHNEENYYKCSEYERAFIQKSDLFRCQRIRTGGKPYEYSECGKNFSQISDLSIHKKHHTGGKHFECTECGKAFTRKSTLSMHQKIHTGEKPYVCTECGKAFIRKSHFITHERIHTGEKPYECSDCGKSFIKKSQLHVHQRIHTGENPFICSECGKVFTHKTNLIIHQKIHTGERPYVCTECGKAFTDRSNLIKHQKIHTGEKPYKCNDCGKSFIWKSRLRIHQKCHTGERHYECSECGKAFIQKSTLSMHQRIHRGEKPYVCTECGKAFFHKSHFITHERIHTGEKPYECSDCGKSFTKKSQLHVHKQIHTGEKPYRCAECGKAFTDRSNLFTHQKIHTGEKPYKCSDCGKAFTRKSGLHIHQQSHTGERHYECSECGKAFARKSTLIMHQRIHTGEKPYICTECGKSFIQKSHLNRHRRIHTGEKPYECSDCGKSFIKKSQLHEHHRIHTGEKPYICVECGRAFTIRSNLIKHQKVHTKQKPFKCSDFGKTLNWKPQLSIHQKSDTEEVACPMPQLWCGEGGDQGQFSSI; encoded by the exons ATGACCAAGTCCCTG GGATCAGTGTCATTCAAGGATGTAACTGTAGACTTCAGCAGGGAGGAGTGGCAGCAATTGGACCTTGCTCAGAAAAGCCTGTACAGGGATGTGATGCTGGAAAACTATTTCAACTTGATCTCAGTGG GGTGTCAAGTTCCCAAACCAGAAATTATCTTCAACTTGGAGCGAGGAGAGGAGCCATGTGTGTTGGAAGGTGGGCTCTCCTGTCAGAGCTATTCAG ATGGGGATATTAGTTTTGAACTTTCACAACAAGTAATGTCTGAAGAAGTTTCTTTCCATTCTGAGAGAAGTAATCTCTTCACAAGAGAAGACCCATATTCCATTTTAGAAGAATTGTTGAAAGATGATAAACAGACAAGAAGATATGAGGAATACCAGAACAAACCTTTAAGTCATGTTACCTTCATCAACAAGGAAACAGTAGCTAATGAGAAGGGCTGTAAATATAAGGACATTGGAAAAACAGTTCGTGTAAACCCACACCTTGTTCCTTCGAGAAAAAGACTCTGTAATCATGACTCATTTGGAAAGAACTTGGAGCCTATTGTAAGCTTATATAATTATAATGAGAACAATGCAACAGAAAATCTTGATGAGATTGTCAGATATGGTGATATGTTTACTCATATGAATTCTCATACAGAAGTGAACAGTTGTGAAGATAATCAATGTAGGAAATTTCTGAGTCATAAGCAAGCTCTCATTCAACATCAGAAAGTTCATACTGAGGAGAATCTCTGTTTGTTTTCTGACAGTGTAAAAGCTTTCTCCAAGAAGTCACACCTCTTTGCACAGCAGAGTATTTGCACTAAAGAAAAACAGTGTGAATGCAGCAAATGTGAGGCAGTCTTCACTCAGAAGCCCCAACTTGCTGCACATCAGAGGGTTTATGCAAGGGGGAAACCCTGTATATTCACTGAATATGGGAAGAATTTTCCCCTCAAGTCAAACCATCAGAAAACTCACAATGAGGAGAATTACTATAAATGCAGTGAATATGAAAGAGCCTTTATCCAGAAGTCAGATCTGTTCAGATGCCAGAGAATTCGTACTGGAGGAAAACCCTATGAATATagtgaatgtgggaaaaactTCTCTCAAATTTCAGACCTCAGTATACATAAAAAACATCATACTGGAGGGAAACACTTTGAATgtactgaatgtggaaaagccttcacaAGAAAATCAACACTAAGTATgcatcagaaaattcatacaggagaaaaaccctatgTATGTAccgaatgtgggaaggcctttatCCGGAAGTCACATTTTATTACACAtgaaagaattcatactggagagaaaccgtaTGAATGCAGTGACTGTGGGaaatcctttattaaaaagtcacaaCTCCATGTGCATCAGCgaattcacacaggagagaaTCCCTTTATATGTTCAGAATGTGGGAAAGTCTTCACTCACAAGACAAATCTCATTATACAccagaaaattcatactggagaaagaCCCTATGTGTGtactgaatgtgggaaagcctttactGACAGGTCAAATCTCATTAAGCACCaaaaaattcatactggagagaaaccctataaatgcaATGACTGTGGAAAATCATTCATCTGGAAGTCACGGCTCAGGATACATCAGAAGTGTCATACTGGAGAGAGACATTATgaatgcagtgaatgtgggaaagcgTTCATTCAGAAGTCAACACTAAGTATGCACCAGAGAATTCATAGAGGAGAAAAGCCCTATGTTTGCActgaatgtgggaaggccttcttccacaaatcacattttattacacatgagagaattcatactggagagaaaccctatgaatgcagTGATTGTGGGAAATCCTTCACTAAGAAATCACAACTCCATGTTCATAAGCAaattcacacaggagagaaaccctataggTGTGCTGAATGTGGAAAGGCTTTCACTGACAGATCAAATCTCTTTACACACCAgaaaattcacactggagagaaaccctataaatgtagtgactgtggaaaagccttcactCGGAAGTCAGGCCTCCATATACATCAGCAATCGCATACTGGAGAAAGGCATTATgagtgcagtgaatgtgggaaagcctttgcAAGGAAATCAACACTAATTatgcatcagagaattcatacaggagagaagccCTATATCTGTACTGAATGTGGGAAGTCCTTCATCCAAAAGTCACACTTAAACAGACACagaagaattcatactggagaaaaaccctatgaatgcaGTGACTGTGGGAAGTCTTTCATTAAGAAGTCACAACTCCATGAGCATCATCgaattcacacaggagagaaaccatatatATGTGTTGAGTGTGGAAGGGCCTTCACCATCAGATCAAATCTTATTAAACACCAGAAAGTTCACACTAAACAGAAACCCTTTAAATGCAGTGACTTTGGGAAAACCTTAAACTGGAAGCCACAACTCAGTATACATCAGAAATCGGACACTGAAGAAGTAGCGTGCCCAATGCCACAGTTATGGTGTGGGGAAGGAGGTGACCAAGGCCAATTTTCTTCTATCTAG